TCCTGTACCCCCCACCCTATAtaccccatcccccacccatccTGTACCCACATCCCCCACCCAGCCATCCCATCCCCCACCAATCCTGTACCCCCTATCCCATACTCCACCCAGCCCTCTAGTCTCCCGATCCTCAGCCATCACGTCTCCCCATCCCGCCATCCCCCCACCCATCCTGTACCCCCTTACCCACTCCATTTCACCTTACACACACCCCCACAACTgtccttccccccatccacttccACCTGTCTGTCATTCtgaactccccctccccacccccttttgttCTATTCCGGCTCTTTACACTCCGATGGAAAAACTAATTTGAACAAACTTTTCCGACCCCAGCTGGGAAAAGTGCCTTTAATCccctggcaggggtggggtggggtcagacTCTCTAATGAggatctaaccactaggccccactcccctcccagagccgaggatagaacccaggagtcctggtgcccagcccccccccaaccactagaccccactccccatctACCCCCTGAAGTCCCCTGTACTTTGGACTCCTAGACACCAGCTCCTGGGAACTTCTATCCTTCCCCACTGGTGAATCCcctcaggggggtgggggcagtagaGGGGCTAGGacatctctccctgcccccaggaatcccacccacaccccacaGCCAGGGGCCTCCAGGCTTAGGGCTCCTGGCCAGAAGCTTCCAGGCCACAGGGCCGCAGGCCAAGGGGAGGGCAGTACGGGGCCAGGACATGCAGGGGGCTGGCGGGGAGCCCGGCCTGCCCAGACCTGGCTATAATTAACCCCTGGGATTGGGGCCAACGctcccccgcagctgccccatCTCCAGGCCTCGGGAAGGGTCATCCCACAGCCCACCCCACAGCAGGCCCCAGCaggtagggggcagggctgggctggggtaggggggtgCGGGAGGCTGTGGGACAGGAACTCTGGTCctggatgggggagaaggaggggcaaGGGTCTGTGTCAAGCCCATACACCCCACAGCAAATGCAGACACAGATACAGtaactacacacacacaataagtgcacacacactgcaacccccccacagcaaccacacacacgcacactacAGACAGGAACTACATACACACCGCAACCCCTGCAGCAACTACACAAACACACTCGACACAGACAggaactacacacacacaccacaacccccaaCAGTAaccacacacaagcacacacacacacacacaacatagaTAACAACCATACACCAACCACAAACACCCCCTACAACaactacatacacacacaccacaacccccaCACAGCAactacacacacaacacaggcagcaactacacacacactgcaacccccccccagcaactacacacacaccctgcaactcccccacagcaactacacacacacacacagcctgcaagacacacacaccctggcaactacacacacagacaggaactacacacacacaccacaaccacccCTCTCACTCCCCACAGCAACTACTCACAGCAAACACACACCCACAAAGTGAACACAGGCACATGCAAATACCGTACccacacacaccaacacacactgcacacaccaGAAAGTTAATGACACCACACAGCCATACATCAGACACCCCCACACTTCACAATTACACATGGAGACACCACAGATACTCCCACCCAGCACTCAGGAGCACAGAGACGCCCCCAACATAGTGCACAAGACACACGTCATAAAATCCCTCAAATACGCACCTCAACACCCACAGCTCACAACTCCCAAACCCTGTTACACAAACACCACATTGCAATCATGCACACATgccacaaacaccccccccagttacacacacacacacacacacacacacacacaaacacttgaGTAGCTGTTGAATGGCATAAAGAAAATGGGGCATGGGGCTTGTCCCCTCTAAGGGCCACCaactcccatctggccccagggtggggactggctggctcaggggggtgggaaaTGGTGCACAGGACCTGCCCCTCTAAGGGGCGCTGGCTCtcatctggccccagggccggGGGCTGACTGGCTCAGGGGCCAGGGCCTTTCACATCCTTTCCCGGCAGGCACCCCCAGGGCGATGTGGCCAGGCAAGGGGtcggagctggctgaggagccaggTGAGGAGGGCGATGTGCCTGAGCtgcgctgggagctgcggagcgAGTGCCACGCCCGGCAGTTCTTCAAGGCAGCGTTGGAGCTGCGCGGGCAGGGCCAGCTGACGGACATGACAGTGACAGCTGGCGCCCGGAGGTACCAGGCCCATGGCGTGGTGCTGGCTGCCATCAGCTCCTTCTTCTGCCAGCGGCTGGCGTGCAGGGCCACCGGGGAAGTGGACGTGAGCCCACTGGCCACACCGTGCGGCTGGGAGGCCATGCTGGATTTCGCCTATACCGGGGCCTTTGCGGCCATGCCGGGCACGGCCGGGGAGGTGGTGGCTGCAGCTCAGGCCCTGGGTGTGCCTCGGGTGGTGGAGATCTGCCGGAGGATGGGGGACGGGCTGGAGGGCAGGAGCCTAGACGAGGAGCAGTGGGAGACGCTGCGGAGCATGGAGGAGCTGTACCGAGCCGGGGTGGGCTGCGACCTGGTGCTGACCACTGAAGGAGAGACCTTCCAAGGTgaatgggggctgcaggtcgggagtgaggagcaccggcagagctggggagggggcagggctgggctatcAGGGGGATGCAGGTTGgtagtgaggggcactggcagagctgggggagcgcAGGGTTGGGATGGccagcactgggggcagggcttgggtgcagggggctgtgggtcgggagtgaggggcactgccaGTGAtgcaggggagcccagggctgggtgagcagggggctgcaggtcggcagtgaggggcactggcagccCTGGGCAaagaggagcccagggctggggtggccggcactgggggcagggctggacagCTTGGGGCTGCCTTTGGGATCTCTGTGCCtgaactccccctctccccacagctcacCAGGCTGCCCTGAGCTGCGGCTGCGAGTACTTCCGAGCCATGTTCTGCAGTGGGATGCGGGAGGCGCGCCAGGGGGCCGACCCCCTGCCCACACTCATGGCCCCGGCCGACCTGCGCCTGCTGCTGCCCTTCGCCTACTCAGGGACGGTGGTGGGCAGCTGGGCCGAGCTCCTGGGCGCGGCTGAGACCGCCCTGCAGTACCAGGCCTCGGGGCTGCTGGCGCTGTGCCTGGAGGCCCTACAACAGAAGCTGAGCCCAGCCCGCAGCCTGGATCTGCTGGCTTTCGCCCGCGCCTACGACCTGCGCCCGCTGGGCACTGCTGCCCAGGCCTACGCCCTGGCCAACTTTGACGGGGTGGCGCGGTGCCCTGGCTTCCCGGCTCTGCCGCTGGCcgagctgctggccctgctgggCTCGGACGAGCTCTACGTGGCCAGCGAGGTGGACGCCTTTGAAGCTGCCCTGCGCTGGCTGGACGCCGACCGCACCCGCCGCCTGCCCCACGCTGAGGCCGTCCTGGCCCGAGTCCGCTTCTACCTGATGGGCACGCGGGAGCTGCGCCGGGTGCGGGCCGCGGACCTGCTGGCGCCGCCGggccggctctaccagctgctggtggcagcagtgGCGGACGAGGGGCCCTGCCGTGTGCGCACCCCGGCCGGGGCCCTGGTGATCTGCGGGGGTGACGGGCTGGCGCCCAGCCTAGCCACCCGCCGCCCAGCCCGGGAGCTGTTGTTCGCCCACCGGTTCCACAGTGGTGTGGGGCTGGTCAAGCAGGTGGAGTGGAGGCGGCTAGGCCAGTTCCCAGACGGGCCACGGTTCCGCCACGCTGCCGTTGTGCTGGACAACGCGCTCTACGTGCTGGGCGGGAAGCACTACTACGGGGTGCGGGACACGCTAGCCACGGCGTTCCGGTGAGTGGGGCAGGTGCTGGCCTCTAGGGGGTGCCAGCTCCCATCCCGCCCTGACGGGGGAGGCTGgccaaggggggtggggaatggggcacatGGCCTTTTCCGtccagggggtgctggctccctccagccccagggtgggggtCTGACTGGCTGGAGTCAGGGGAAGGGAACTGTGATGGGCGGGGAGATGGCCAGCccaagggggcagggaatgggacctggggctggctggggtaggggtggggcagggagtgtgatttggggtgtgtggggcTGGCCGGCCcaggagggcagggaatgggacctggggtgggcagggagctggctggcagggtggggggaagggatctGGGGTTGGTGGGGGGCTGGCCagcccagggggcagggaatgggacctGGAACAGGCGGGGGgctggctggtggggtggggggaagggatccggagtgggtgggggggctggctggcccaggggggcagggaatgggacctGGGGCAAGCAATGGGGTCCATATGGGGAgtgcccacccccatcccattgcAGGTACGATCCCGCGCAGGACTCCTGGCAGCGCCTGGCTGACATGCCCAGCGCCCGCAGCTCCTTCCCAGCCGTGGGAGTGGCCGGGCGGATTTACGCCCTGGGGGGCAGCTCTGAGGACACCTACTGCACAGATGGGGTGCAGTGCTACGATCCCCCTGCCGACACCTGGAGGTAGtgcctgctcctgctctgggAGCCCTGGGTCCCCTTTTCCCTCCAGGGCCCCCACCCCCGCACGCCTGAGCCAAAGTACCCATAACCTGGACATCTGGGGTCCCATTGGCACCAGGGTGGTAGGGGCCAGGAGGGTGCtatggaggggctgtgggggtgcCACTGGGGGCTGCCATGGGCAGTGGTAGGGGCCACGAGGGGCTGTTTGTTTCTGCTTTTTCCTCTATTTCATTGgctgatttttctcttttcctttcttttctgtgccccctccccggcttccccccCCAGGCCGTGCtcccccctgcccgccccgctTTGCGGCCACGCCGCCTGCACCTTGGACGGCGGCATCTACGTCTCGGGAGGCTGTGACGACGCCAATGAGGGCCGGGCCTGGCTGCTGCGGCTGGGCCCGgggggccccccagcccagctggcccCCATGATGGAGGAACGGGCCGGCCACATCATGGAGGCGCTGGGGGGGCGACTCTACGTGGCTGGGGGCTTGCGCTGGCACGATGGGGGCTACACCGACCAGCTGGCCTGCGAGGTCTACAGCCCCAGTACGGACACCTGGGTCCGGCTGAGCCCGCTGCCCCAGGCCCACGTGGGGGGCGCCTCGGCCGTCCTGCAGGGGGAGCTGTATGTGCTGGGGGGCTACAGCCAGGAGACCTACCGGGACAACCACCTGGTGCACGCCTACCAGCCGGGACGGGGGCACTGGGTTACGCTGGgcaccctgccccaggcctgcgCTGACCTGCAGGCCTGCGTCCTGCTGCTGCCGCCTGCCCTGCGGGGGGACCCGGCCCGCCTGCTGCCCCGCCACGGGACCGGCCAGCCCCTGGCACCTCCGCACAGGGTGgggaccctgccccccaccgAACAGGGGACCCCTCTGAGTCCCCCATGGGACAGGGTCCCCCTCTAACCTCCCCCGATATCCTCATGGGATGGGACCCCCTCTGACCCCCCACAGAACAGGGGACCCCTCTGACCCCCCTATGCAACAGGTCAGCCCCCAACACCCCTCAGCGGTATAGGGGAGCCCGATTTCtccacatggggtgggggagcctcTCTGACAAGGACCCGACACCTctccctgggaccctccctcggACACCCCCCGCGGCCCCCTGAGGAGGGAGGGGTCAGGCGGTgggcgctggctcctggggcGCGAGTCGGGTCAATAAAGAGGGTTCGGCTCCGCCCCCGTCTGGTCATTCCCCACTCGCGGGGCCGCCACGGACCCCACGCGGCGCTTtggggggccgggagcagggtaCCCGCCGCGCGCGCGGACAGAACCACAGGCGGTTGAGAactcggactcctgggttctcccagGGGCGGGCTGAAATCTGAGCCCGGCTCTGGGGGCGGGTCAGGCAGGCACCTCCCACCAGTGATCCGGGCACCGGCCGGGCTGGGTGCGGTCACTGCGGTGCTTCCTGGTGCGTGGCCGGGGGGCCTGTGGGGCGGGGGCGAATGCAGGGGGAAGGCGCAGTGCAGAAAGGGGGTTGGTCTCGGGGGCTCCATAGGGGAAGGGCTTGGGAGtctcccagggccaggcagccCTGCTCTGTGACACACAGCCCCATCCACTTCCGAAGCCCCCTCCCTATTCCTGACCCTGTGTTGGGGGAGCCGGGGCAGGTCTGGGGCCAGGGGGACAATGTTCTCCTTCGCCCAGAGTGCGTTGGAGGCTGAGaggccggactcctgggttctctcccggctctgggaggggagtggggtcctgtgatcagagcaggggggttgggagccaggactcctgggttctttcccagctctgggaggggcgtggggtctGGTGAtcagagcaggggggttgggagccaggactcctgggttctctcccagctctgagcAGCGAGCGGCACTTGCTGTCTTCAAGCAGGAGCATGGCCTCACTGGGCTCttgaactcctgggttctcatcTCACTCTTCTCTGTCCAGGTGTTGCAGCCATGAAAACTCCAGGTCCCGACCCCCGTccaagccctgcctcctgctggctggagaACCCTTTCCTGGGggaccagagccccctcctcccagtaTGGGTAGAGGAGATCAGGGCCCGGCTTCTCCGCCctctcccgccccctgccccgtgGCTGAGCTCCCTGACTCCCACAACTTGGCTGGCGCCTGCCCCTATCTCTGCACCCAGCCGGGCGCCCCTTGCCCctggaggtgaggatgggacccCGGCCCGCAGCGAGGAGCTGGAGCCGCCCTGGGTAAGATGGGCTGAGACTGGGCACCAACTCGTGGTAGCTGCGACGCACAGCGGCCTGCAATTCCCAACCTGCGATCCCGGGGGAGGGACGCTGGGAGCACTCAGAGGGAGGGGGCGAAGTAGTGGTAGCGTTTGAGACGGGAGATGccaaggagggctgtgggggggctgtagggggtgGCAGTCGAGGCAGAGGGTCACTGAGATGggacagttggggtggggggcactgtgtGTGGTCCCCAGCCCTGTGGGTcaccccctgctctccctgcAGTGGGCCGACGCTGCCCCCGACCCCTCCAGCTCGCTGCCCCAGTACACCCTGATGGAGCTGCCATCTGAGCCGAGCCTGGAGCCCCCAAGGCAGAGGGACCCTAGCGCCCAGCAGCCCCCTGGGAAGGGTCCCCAGCAACACCTGAGAGAGCACAAGGtaagagatgggggtggggggtctggactcctgggttctctcccaactctgggaggggagggggtctagTGGATGGGTGGGgaagtggctgggagctgggactgcTGGGTTCATCCCTGTTCCCTGTTCCCCCCAGCTGGCCCTGGTGAACCTGGCGTGCTGCTCCCTTGTGGAGGGGCCTGATTTGGGAGCCCCCAGTGACCCGATGCATAGGTGCCTGGTGgagctgtgtgaggagctggCCCAGCTGGAGCCTGAGTTCATCCTTAAGgtactggggggtggggctgctggccaggacacctgggttcaatccTCCTACCTAGGCGGTAAGGGACAAGCAGTCCGAGTAGGTGGGGGGTGGTCTCAAGTGCCCTATGCCagggcttggggagggggagtgagctTTAGTGAGTTAGAGCCGGGGTGCttggacgcctgggttctctccgggcctcagtttctcctctctccccacaggtTGCCCTGTATACACGCCAGGAGCTGAACATCCGGGGAACGGCCAACTTCCTGCTGGCACTGGCGGCCCGGCTGCCACCCTGCCGGCCCCACCTGCGCCGCTACGTGTGTGCCACCCTGCAGCTGCCCTCCGACTGGACCCAGGTGGTCACGCTCTTCCAGGTACCCAGCTTACCCCAGTGGCGGGTCGTTCCGCTGGCCAGtgccaccccctgctggccagcactgacctgtctccctctccctcacagAGCCTGGCGGGCGCAGGGCGCCGCCTAGCCCCGCTGCCCCGCTGCCTCCGCACCGGCCTGGTGGACAAGTTCCAACAATTCAATGCCTACCAGCTGGCCAAGTACAACTCGCGCAAGAGCCGTGGCAAAGCCAGGGGACGCCCAAGGCCCCGCCAGCtagggagggaacccaggagtccttctctcaggccccagccctgccagcctaTTCTTCCTCCCGGAGTCCCCCCACAGAAACCTCTGCCCTGGACGAGGAGATTCCGGCTGTGCAAGGCGTTCGGCAAGCTTCAGACAAAGGTGAGAGGACTGGGGTCTAGCGGTTAGAgtggggggctggaagccaggactcctgggttctgtcccctgctctttgaggggagtgggggctagtgagTTAGAGCAGAAGGGCTggaaaccaggactcctgggttctctgctgaTGTCTCCTGCAGTTTGAAAGTGGTCAGCCATCCCAGGAACCGCGCGAGACGAAGCTCATCTCCCTGAAGGCACTGATCCGATGGCTGCATATCTCCAAGCCGGCCCAGCATGTCATGAGTCTGCTGGGCTGCAGGTGAGAGCCCTGGGGAGGGACCCAGATGTCATgggtcccagcccctcccccactctatCCCCTAGACCTGAGAGCTGGCACAGAACCCCTTGTAGGCCCTGCTGggacccaccctgtctctgctgccCCCCCTCAGGTATCCCTCGGACCTGAGCTCCTTCTCCCGGAGCcacctgccagggccctgggacCCCGCCCGTGCTGGGACCCGAATGAAACTTCCGCAGCCCCAGACCTGGGACCGGCAGCTCAGCCAGCGCGGGAACAAGGCTGTGGtctgggaggagctgatcggtAAGGAGGGTCTTCATAGGGGGCTGCGCTTGCCCCCAGTGGTGCCCTGAGTGTGTCTAGGTGTCACCAGGGGGCACTGTTAGTTCTTTTCCCAGAGGGTGCGAGCTAGTGTTGAGTGCAAGGAGACAGGGCATGTGTGGGACCAGGTGGGCTCTCCGTGGGGCAGGTGGCTGGACTACCTGGAGCAGGGTTTGCTCGGTGCTCTAACACACCCAAGGAGAGTCTAGccttggggcagagtgggaggcATGGCACCGGTCTCTAATTGGCCCATGGGCTGGCTGGGCACAGCTGTGGCACAAAGAGACTCCATGAGGAGCTGGCCTCTGCCCCCCTCGGCAATGGGGGGCTGACTTGGGGATATGGGCCCCCCTGGTAGCCACAGGTCTCCCAGCGCCCCCTGGGGTCTGCAACCAGCCCAGCACTCATATGAATGTGGCTGGTGGGTCCCAGCGCCCCctgggagcagcagccagcactgcACCCTTGTggacacagcgccccctgcctgtGGGTGGGGTTGTCTCCTAACCCTGCATTGGGCTCTGCCTCACAGATTCAGGGAAGCTGCCATTTATGGCCATGCTCAGGAACCTGCAGAACATCATCCGGGCTGGGGTGAGCGAGCGGCACCACCAGCGAGTGCTCAGCCGGTTGCAGAACAAGGTATGGCCCTGGGGACCCTGATTCCCCCATTCCGAGTCCCCAGAGCAAGATACGGCCCCGGGGACCCCGAATTCCCCCCTCACAGGTCACCAGAGTGAGGTATGGCCCTGAATTCCCCCCGCCTTGGATCTCTAGAGTGAGACACAGCCCCAAAATCCCATCCCCCCAAgatgggatggctggagtggggtggggggttgctggGATCCTCACCCTGACACCCCTCCGCCCCAATTTCCAGGCGTCGGTCGTCCACAGCCGGCAGTTCCCCTTCCGGTTCCTGGCGGCAAATAAAGTCATCCAGGACATGGAGGAGGAGCTGAGGAAGAAAGGTGAGAACGGGGCTGCCAAGCGGTGACACAAATGAATCgcgagattaaaaaaaaaagtcgcCTTTCATGGCTGGTCGAATCGCACCGTTACCCTATCGAATAGCAACTGAAACATACCCTAAATATCTTCAgctgtttttctccttttacaAATCTAGCGATTGCACTGACAATGCAGAAGACGAAGTGTCCGGGGCTCATGTGAGATTATTAGtttggattacaaatatttgcactgtagaaaaagCTACGTGTCtcagcatgaaggggcatacagatgtttagtgtatctggcacataaataccttgccaTGCCAtgagaatacctgttctcactttcaggtgacagtgtaaataaatgcacagcattatttcctgcaaatgtaacacCCCTGTTTGAGCGATcagctgaacgagaagtaggactgagcagaCTCAGGTTTTAAAGTTTTTACATTGGTTGGTTTCTGAGCGCAGTTATTATTCTCCATTCGTTCAGAGATCGCCTgacagcacttgtatgaggtgaatggaaatatttgtaatagaaaATAATCATCACTTTGTATTTTCCATGTGGTAATTGAAATTgataatttgaaaatgtagaaaagcagcCAGAAATCTTTGATACATTTCAGTTGCTACTCTACTGTTGTTTAAcggtgcgattaaaactgcgatgaattacaattaattttgtcaaaaagaaaaggagtacttgtggcaccttagagactaacacatttgctaacacggctgctactctgaaaccaattaattttgttaatccagttaatttgttttgagttaatcgcgctAGTTAACTGTGATTCATTGACAGCACTGAGACCCCGAACAACCAGGGgcaagagcaggggtgggcaaa
This sequence is a window from Eretmochelys imbricata isolate rEreImb1 chromosome 13, rEreImb1.hap1, whole genome shotgun sequence. Protein-coding genes within it:
- the KLHL33 gene encoding kelch-like protein 33, which produces MWPGKGSELAEEPGEEGDVPELRWELRSECHARQFFKAALELRGQGQLTDMTVTAGARRYQAHGVVLAAISSFFCQRLACRATGEVDVSPLATPCGWEAMLDFAYTGAFAAMPGTAGEVVAAAQALGVPRVVEICRRMGDGLEGRSLDEEQWETLRSMEELYRAGVGCDLVLTTEGETFQAHQAALSCGCEYFRAMFCSGMREARQGADPLPTLMAPADLRLLLPFAYSGTVVGSWAELLGAAETALQYQASGLLALCLEALQQKLSPARSLDLLAFARAYDLRPLGTAAQAYALANFDGVARCPGFPALPLAELLALLGSDELYVASEVDAFEAALRWLDADRTRRLPHAEAVLARVRFYLMGTRELRRVRAADLLAPPGRLYQLLVAAVADEGPCRVRTPAGALVICGGDGLAPSLATRRPARELLFAHRFHSGVGLVKQVEWRRLGQFPDGPRFRHAAVVLDNALYVLGGKHYYGVRDTLATAFRYDPAQDSWQRLADMPSARSSFPAVGVAGRIYALGGSSEDTYCTDGVQCYDPPADTWRPCSPLPAPLCGHAACTLDGGIYVSGGCDDANEGRAWLLRLGPGGPPAQLAPMMEERAGHIMEALGGRLYVAGGLRWHDGGYTDQLACEVYSPSTDTWVRLSPLPQAHVGGASAVLQGELYVLGGYSQETYRDNHLVHAYQPGRGHWVTLGTLPQACADLQACVLLLPPALRGDPARLLPRHGTGQPLAPPHRVGTLPPTEQGTPLSPPWDRVPL